A portion of the Bufo gargarizans isolate SCDJY-AF-19 chromosome 7, ASM1485885v1, whole genome shotgun sequence genome contains these proteins:
- the PTGS2 gene encoding prostaglandin G/H synthase 2 produces the protein MITLGLFLCSLLISSYAANPCCSNPCQNRGVCMTIGYERYECDCTRTGYYGENCTSPELLTWLRVTLKPSPNTVHYILTHFKGIWNIINNISFLRDRIMQYVLTSRSHLIDSPPTYNSYYDYKNWEAYSNISYYTRSLPPVGEDCPTPMGVKGKKELPSVKVVVEKFLLRRQFIPDPQETNIMFAFFAQHFTHQFFKTDVKRGAAFTKALGHGVDLSHIYGETLDRQHQLRLKKDGKLKYQIIYGEMYPPTVNETGVEMLYPPHVPEHLKLAVGQEVFGLVPGLMMYATIWLREHNRVCDILVQEHPEWDDERLFQTTRLILIGETIKIVIEDYVQHLSGYNFKLKFDPELLFNQRFQYQNRIAAEFNTLYHWHPLLPDSFLISDKEYNYQQFLYNNSVMLEHGISQMVESFSKQSAGRVAGGRNFPAAVFRVAMASIEQSREMRYQSLNEYRKRFMLKPFKSFEELTGEKEMSAELEELYGDIDAMELYPGLLVEKPRPGAIFGETMVELGAPFSLKGLMGNPICSPEYWKPSTFGGKVGFDIVNSASLQKLICQNVKDCPFVSFHVLKSKLSESATINASSNSALEEVNPAILLKERSSEL, from the exons ATGATTACACTTGGGCTTTTCTTATGTTCCCTCCTCATTTCTTCCTATGCAG CCAACCCTTGCTGCTCTAACCCATGTCAGAACCGAGGTGTGTGCATGACTATTGGCTATGAGAGATATGAATGTGATTGCACAAGGACAGGATATTATGGTGAAAACTGCACTTCAC CGGAACTTTTAACATGGCTGAGAGTCACCTTAAAGCCTTCGCCCAACACTGTTCACTACATCTTAACTCACTTTAAAGGCATATGGAATATAATTAACAATATTTCCTTCCTGCGAGATAGGATTATGCAATATGTGTTAACAT CAAGGTCTCACTTGATCGATAGCCCACCTACCTACAACAGCTACTATGATTATAAAAACTGGGAAGCATATTCCAACATTTCATACTATACTCGATCATTGCCACCAGTAGGAGAAGATTGCCCAACACCAATGGGAGTTAAAG GAAAGAAGGAACTCCCAAGTGTCAAGGTAGTTGTTGAGAAGTTCTTACTGAGAAGACAGTTTATCCCTGACCCACAAGAAACTAATATCATGTTTGCATTCTTTGCACAACACTTTACACATCAGTTCTTTAAAACTGATGTCAAGAGAGGCGCTGCCTTCACTAAGGCTTTGGGCCATGGG GTCGATTTAAGTCACATCTATGGAGAAACTTTAGACAGACAACACCAACTACGACTAAAGAAGGATGGAAAGTTGAAATACCAG ATTATTTATGGCGAGATGTATCCTCCAACAGTAAATGAAACTGGGGTTGAGATGCTATATCCACCACATGTGCCAGAACATCTTAAATTAGCTGTTGGCCAGGAAGTCTTTGGTCTTGTCCCAGGTTTGATGATGTATGCTACCATTTGGCTAAGAGAACACAATCGAGTCTGTGATATTCTTGTGCAGGAGCATCCTGAGTGGGATGATGAACGTCTGTTCCAAACTACAAGGCTTATTTTGATTG GTGAAACCATCAAGATTGTAATTGAAGATTATGTACAGCATCTAAGTGGGTATAACTTTAAGCTGAAGTTTGACCCAGAGTTGCTGTTTAACCAAAGATTCCAGTACCAGAATCGAATTGCTGCAGAGTTCAATACCCTGTACCATTGGCATCCTCTTCTGCCAGACTCTTTCCTGATAAGTGACAAGGAATACAACTATCAACAATTTCTTTACAATAATTCTGTCATGCTGGAACACGGAATATCACAGATGGTTGAATCGTTTAGCAAGCAAAGTGCTGGAAGG GTGGCTGGTGGTAGAAACTTTCCTGCAGCTGTGTTTAGAGTGGCCATGGCTTCCATCGAGCAAAGCAGAGAGATGAGATACCAATCCTTAAACGAATACAGGAAGCGTTTTATGCTGAAACCTTTCAAATCCTTTGAGGAGCTCACTG GAGAGAAAGAAATGTCTGCGGAACTTGAAGAACTCTATGGAGACATTGATGCTATGGAGTTATACCCAGGACTTTTGGTGGAAAAGCCCCGTCCAGGTGCAATATTTGGAGAGACCATGGTCGAACTTGGTGCTCCATTTTCCTTGAAAGGTCTAATGGGTAACCCAATTTGCTCTCCTGAATACTGGAAACCTAGCACTTTTGGTGGAAAAGTTGGCTTCGACATAGTGAACTCAGCGTCTTTACAAAAACTCATCTGCCAAAATGTTAAAGACTGCCCTTTTGTCTcatttcatgtgttaaaaagcaaACTGAGTGAGTCAGCAACCATTAATGCAAGTTCAAACTCTGCACTGGAAGAAGTAAACCCTGCTATACTACTGAAAGAGCGCTcgtcagaactgtaa